The following are encoded in a window of Sminthopsis crassicaudata isolate SCR6 chromosome 5, ASM4859323v1, whole genome shotgun sequence genomic DNA:
- the MANSC1 gene encoding MANSC domain-containing protein 1: protein MSFKVKLGLTYAFVMICALMPVQSISLSCPTESLEDVMIDIQSSLANGIRGIEPIHTETREDCINFGCLTKNITGNKECNLIIFDGRKTTKQPNCYLFYCPSKEACPLKSSKGIMTYRILKDFSPLHKADLPHPDTTPNSYNLTETSSQRVVQLTGQLNYTDILSKDIVSQKLEFQDNLAKAVNKSDELNSQLPVYKNKDHLQNSELSSKQKVANVLSDNVIAFLPKEATSSESLVPTTLVPATLQSIVPPLVLSTISKQLVVPLKVTTEPHPTVFTTSQPVSITTATTPQPSTPTFSTAITTTTKQPTIMTKMTSTTMPSITSSMKVTLETKQFKEIINYSISNHDNIKYTSTFPSSNIDSSAENKINSNENGRVELSNPLLDKVPRNRFHLQFEKWTLIGILFCGLLFLVIGLILLGKKLSESLQRKKYSRLDYLINGIYVDI from the exons atgtcCTTCAAAGTAAAATTGGGCCTGACTTATGCTTTTGTAATGATTTGTGCTTTGATGCCAGTACAATCAATAAGTCTGAGTTGCCCTACTGAGAGCCTAGAAGACGTCATGATTGACATCCAGTCATCTCTTGCTAATGGAATCAGAGGCATTGAGCCCATACATACAGAAACTCGAGAAGATTGCATTAATTTTGGCTGTTTGACCAAAAATATAACAG GGAACAAAGAGTGTAACTTGATCATCTTTGATGGCCGAAAGACAACTAAACAACCAAATTGCTACTTGTTTTATTGCCCCAGTAAAGAAGCTTGTCCATTGAAATCATCAAAAGGAATTATGACCTATAGGATACTGAAAg atttttctcctttgcaCAAGGCTGATTTACCACATCCAGATACAACCCCAAACAGTTATAACTTGACTGAAACATCTTCACAAAGAGTCGTACAGCTGACAGGTCAATTGAACTATACtgatattttgtcaaaagatatAGTTTCTCAGAAGCTCGAATTCCAAGATAACTTGGCGAAAGCAGTAAATAAGAGTGATGAACTGAATTCACAACTTCCTGTATACAAAAATAAAGACCATCTTCAGAACTCAGAGCTTTCCTCTAAACAAAAAGTAGCTAATGTATTGTCTGACAATGTAATTGCATTTCTGCCTAAGGAAGCTACATCATCTGAATCCCTTGTCCCCACTACTCTAGTACCTGCTACTTTGCAATCTATTGTTCCTCCCCTGGTGCTTTCTACAATTTCCAAGCAGTTAGTTGTTCCTTTAAAAGTTACCACTGAGCCTCATCCGACAGTATTCACTACTTCTCAACCTGTttctattactactgctactactccACAGCCCTCCACTCCCACATTTTCTACAGCTATTACAACTACTACAAAACAGCCTACCATAATGACAAAAATGACTTCAACCACAATGCCCAGTATAACTTCAAGCATGAAAGTCACCctagaaacaaaacaatttaaagaaatcatCAATTACTCAATTTCTAACCATGATAATATTAAGTACACTTCAACCTTTCCATCATCAAATATTGATTCCTCtgctgaaaataaaattaattccaatGAAAATGGGAGGGTTGAATTAAGCAACCCCTTGCTTGACAAAGTTCCAAGAAATAGATTCCATCTTCAGTTTGAAAAGTGGACACTCATAGGCATATTGTTCTGTGGACTGTTGTTTTTGGTAATAGGTCTCATACTATTGGGCAAAAAGCTTTCAGAATCTCTTCAGAGAAAAAAGTATTCTAGACTAGATTATTTGATCAATGGAATTTATgttgatatttaa